One Sparus aurata chromosome 5, fSpaAur1.1, whole genome shotgun sequence genomic window carries:
- the ssh1a gene encoding protein phosphatase Slingshot homolog 1 isoform X1, which produces MALVTLQRSPTPSAASSASTATTTAGEDFGSEDERRINQSLSESFFMVKGAALFLQQGSSQQGQKAHPHHKHAGDLPQHLQVMINILRSEDRIKLAVRLESAWSDRVRYMVVVYTSGRQDTEENILLGIDFTSKDCKSCSIGMVLPLWSDTKIHLDGDGGFTVNTAGRTHVFKPVSVQAMWSALQVLHKVCEVSRRYNYFPGGMALTWMGYYESCIASDQSCINEWNAMKDLETTRPDSPPMFVDKPSERERTECLIKAKLRSIMTCQDLENVTCKQIRTEVEQHMNCNLKEYKEFIDNEMLLILGQMDKATLIFDHVYLGSEWNASNLEELQESGVGYILNVTREIDNFFPGTFSYHNIRVYDEDATDLLAHWNETYNFIVKAKKNRSKCLVHCKMGVSRSASTVIAYAMKEFGWSLEKAYNFVKQKRSITRPNPGFMRQLAEYEGILDASKQRHNKLWHPDADCEMAEGQHTLSQCCGGEEGGHLTPEPGMSPCCEEALSDKGAACPSPCRTVSLDIDPAYNNYYFRRLSDSALDSEPSTPVRGPPLIGMEKVFIEIEDVERDALLDDEALPLSHFGPSAEGTAAQTSSRGPEPLEELRLRLEFSTVEEEDEEEVQKEEAEMEVLMQPDDGGGGEGGGGEETQDVDTEGNGMDLATLNENSNNNNRLSTPRNLNENVFSITPSSWDSKCKQKEDAAALISKLCLNPSPPEVPSASLPLSHTSPDGLASSVVLLRPCGPQCDCANCAASTPTAGLDRDQQPGDSLHSELMDNGDLLGVKIETEKSNSAASADSLPELLSMDLEEEMPDVACYVGQQQETLLQLQRSGLVRRRAERLERLSGLSQPLHVCQRSKKSPCHAEDEEELSGFSGDFPKSSTPCQVRLEPLVVPLTNEALLGVVGSGLLTPNSSPHGSTLTRSSSSDSLRSVRGKPGLVRQRAQEIETRMRLAGLTVPSRLKRSNSLAKLGSLNFSSEDLCSACSSDAGTLLLLSLSPEPDAGLEWDSPSTSALPRFCKDLHTPERALPGEPRS; this is translated from the exons GCGGTGCGGCTGGAGAGTGCGTGGTCAGATCGTGTGCGGTACATGGTGGTGGTGTACACCAGCGGGCGACAAGACACAGAGGAAAACATCCTGCTGGGAATCGACTTCACGAGCAAAGACTG CAAAAGCTGTTCGATCGGCATGGTGCTACCTCTGTGGAGCGACACAAAGATCCATCTGGACGGAGACGG GGGTTTTACTGTGAACACGGCGGGTCGGACTCACGTCTTCAAACCCGTGTCGGTGCAGGCTATGTG GTCAGCCCTGCAGGTGCTGCACAAGGTATGCGAGGTGTCACGCAGGTATAACTACTTCCCCGGAGGCATGGCGCTCACCTGGATGGGATACTACGAGAGCTGCATTGCTTCAGACCAGAGCTGCATCAACGAGTGGAACGCCATGAAGGACTTGGAGACAACACGGCCAGACTCACCTCCCATGTTTGTCGACAA gccttcagagagagagaggacagagtgCCTTATTAAAGCCAAACTCAGAAGCATCATGACATGCCAAGACCTCGAGAACGTCACCTGCAAACAG ATCCGCACAGAGGTGGAACAACACATGAACTGTAACCTGAAAGAGTACAAAGAGTTCATCGACAATGAGATGCTGCTGATCCTGGGCCAGATGGACAAAGCCACCCTCATCTTTGACCACGTCTACCTG GGATCCGAATGGAATGCGTCTAATTTGGAGGAGCTGCAAGAGTCGGg GGTGGGCTATATCCTCAACGTTACCAGGGAGATAGACAACTTCTTTCCAGGCACATTCAGTTATCACAACATACGCGTCTACGACGAAGACGCCACTGACCTGCTGGCGCACTGGAATGAAACGTACAACTTCATTGTAAAAGCAAA AAAGAACCGCTCCAAGTGTCTAGTTCACTGCAAGATGGGCGTCAGTCGGTCCGCCTCCACTGTCATCGCGTACGCCATGAAGGAGTTTGGTTGGTCGCTAGAGAAGGCTTACAACTTTGTCAAGCAAAAGAGGAGCATCACTCGACCGAACCCAGGTTTCATGAGACAGCTGGCCGAGTACGAGGGCATCCTGGATGCCAG TAAACAGCGTCACAACAAGCTGTGGCATCCAGATGCAGACTGTGAGATGGCGGAGGGGCAGCATACCTTGTCTCAGTGctgtggaggggaggagggaggccaCCTCACTCCAGAGCCGGGGATGTCTCCCTGCTGTGAGGAGGCGCTGTCTGATAAGGGGGCTGCGTGTCCCTCCCCATGCAGGACTGTGTCACTTGATATCGACCCCGCCTACAACAATTATTATTTCCGCCGACTCTCTGACTCGGCGCTGGACAGCGAACCATCAACGCCTGTGCGCGGCCCTCCCCTTATTGGCATGGAAAAGGTCTTTATAGAAATCGAGGATGTGGAGCGGGACGCGCTGCTGGATGACGAGGCCTTGCCGCTCTCCCACTTTGGACCTTCAGCTGAGGGGACCGCTGCCCAGACGAGCTCTCGGGGCCCCGAGCCGCTGGAGGAGCTGCGACTGAGGCTGGAGTTCAgcacagtggaggaggaggatgaggaggaggtgcagaaggaggaggcagagatgGAGGTGCTCATGCAGCCAGATGACGGCGGGGGCGGGGAAGGAGGCGGAGGAGAAGAAACACAAGATGTGGACACAGAGGGTAATGGGATGGACCTGGCAACCCTCAATGAaaactccaacaacaacaaccgcTTGAGCACGCCACGTAACCTTAAT gaAAATGTGTTCTCCATCACTCCTTCTTCTTGGGATTCAAAGTGCAAGCAGAAAGAAGATGCTGCAGCCCTCATATCTAAGCTTTGCCTTAACCCCAGTCCTCCTGAAGTCCCAAGCGCTTCACTCCCACTGTCCCATACCTCTCCTGACGGCCTCGCGTCTTCAGTGGTACTGCTGCGCCCCTGCGGTCCTCAGTGTGACTGTGCCAACTGTGCTGCCTCCACACCCACGGCTGGACTCGACAGAGACCAGCAGCCTGGAGACTCGCTGCACTCGGAGCTGATGGATAATGGTGATTTATTGGGGGTAAAGATTGAGACAGAGAAAAGTAATTCTGCAGCTTCCGCAGATTCTCTCCCTGAGCTGCTGAGCATGGATTTGGAGGAAGAGATGCCCGATGTGGCGTGCTACGTTGGCCAACAGCAGGAGACCCTTTTGCAGCTGCAGAGATCTGGGCTGGTCCGCCGGCGTGCAGAGAGACTAGAGAGACTTTCAGGTTTATCCCAGCCTTTGCACGTGTGCCAAAGGTCTAAAAAGAGCCCCTGTCACgctgaggatgaagaggagctcTCTGGCTTCTCCGGAGATTTCCCTAAATCCTCTACACCATGCCAAGTGCGGTTAGAGCCACTGGTGGTGCCGCTGACCAATGAAGCCTTGCTGGGGGTGGTGGGGTCTGGGTTGCTCACACCTAACTCCTCCCCTCACGGTTCCACCCTGACACGCAGCTCCAGCAGCGACAGCCTGCGCAGCGTTCGGGGGAAACCGGGTCTGGTGCGTCAGAGGGCGCAGGAGATCGAGACCCGTATGCGTCTGGCAGGCCTGACCGTGCCCTCGAGGCTGAAGCGGTCCAACTCGCTGGCCAAGTTGGGCAGCCTCAACTTCTCCTCGGAGGACCTGTGTTCGGCCTGCTCCTCAGACGCAGGAACACTACTGCTCCTCTCGCTGTCCCCAGAGCCCGACGCCGGCCTCGAGTGGGactccccctccacctctgcTCTGCCCCGGTTCTGCAAGGACCTGCACACTCCAGAGAGAGCACTACCAGGTGAGCCCAGGAGCTGA
- the ssh1a gene encoding protein phosphatase Slingshot homolog 1 isoform X2 has translation MHLVVEPIQEAMMKMLPYFVENAVLTQSEINRILSESFFMVKGAALFLQQGSSQQGQKAHPHHKHAGDLPQHLQVMINILRSEDRIKLAVRLESAWSDRVRYMVVVYTSGRQDTEENILLGIDFTSKDCKSCSIGMVLPLWSDTKIHLDGDGGFTVNTAGRTHVFKPVSVQAMWSALQVLHKVCEVSRRYNYFPGGMALTWMGYYESCIASDQSCINEWNAMKDLETTRPDSPPMFVDKPSERERTECLIKAKLRSIMTCQDLENVTCKQIRTEVEQHMNCNLKEYKEFIDNEMLLILGQMDKATLIFDHVYLGSEWNASNLEELQESGVGYILNVTREIDNFFPGTFSYHNIRVYDEDATDLLAHWNETYNFIVKAKKNRSKCLVHCKMGVSRSASTVIAYAMKEFGWSLEKAYNFVKQKRSITRPNPGFMRQLAEYEGILDASKQRHNKLWHPDADCEMAEGQHTLSQCCGGEEGGHLTPEPGMSPCCEEALSDKGAACPSPCRTVSLDIDPAYNNYYFRRLSDSALDSEPSTPVRGPPLIGMEKVFIEIEDVERDALLDDEALPLSHFGPSAEGTAAQTSSRGPEPLEELRLRLEFSTVEEEDEEEVQKEEAEMEVLMQPDDGGGGEGGGGEETQDVDTEGNGMDLATLNENSNNNNRLSTPRNLNENVFSITPSSWDSKCKQKEDAAALISKLCLNPSPPEVPSASLPLSHTSPDGLASSVVLLRPCGPQCDCANCAASTPTAGLDRDQQPGDSLHSELMDNGDLLGVKIETEKSNSAASADSLPELLSMDLEEEMPDVACYVGQQQETLLQLQRSGLVRRRAERLERLSGLSQPLHVCQRSKKSPCHAEDEEELSGFSGDFPKSSTPCQVRLEPLVVPLTNEALLGVVGSGLLTPNSSPHGSTLTRSSSSDSLRSVRGKPGLVRQRAQEIETRMRLAGLTVPSRLKRSNSLAKLGSLNFSSEDLCSACSSDAGTLLLLSLSPEPDAGLEWDSPSTSALPRFCKDLHTPERALPGEPRS, from the exons GCGGTGCGGCTGGAGAGTGCGTGGTCAGATCGTGTGCGGTACATGGTGGTGGTGTACACCAGCGGGCGACAAGACACAGAGGAAAACATCCTGCTGGGAATCGACTTCACGAGCAAAGACTG CAAAAGCTGTTCGATCGGCATGGTGCTACCTCTGTGGAGCGACACAAAGATCCATCTGGACGGAGACGG GGGTTTTACTGTGAACACGGCGGGTCGGACTCACGTCTTCAAACCCGTGTCGGTGCAGGCTATGTG GTCAGCCCTGCAGGTGCTGCACAAGGTATGCGAGGTGTCACGCAGGTATAACTACTTCCCCGGAGGCATGGCGCTCACCTGGATGGGATACTACGAGAGCTGCATTGCTTCAGACCAGAGCTGCATCAACGAGTGGAACGCCATGAAGGACTTGGAGACAACACGGCCAGACTCACCTCCCATGTTTGTCGACAA gccttcagagagagagaggacagagtgCCTTATTAAAGCCAAACTCAGAAGCATCATGACATGCCAAGACCTCGAGAACGTCACCTGCAAACAG ATCCGCACAGAGGTGGAACAACACATGAACTGTAACCTGAAAGAGTACAAAGAGTTCATCGACAATGAGATGCTGCTGATCCTGGGCCAGATGGACAAAGCCACCCTCATCTTTGACCACGTCTACCTG GGATCCGAATGGAATGCGTCTAATTTGGAGGAGCTGCAAGAGTCGGg GGTGGGCTATATCCTCAACGTTACCAGGGAGATAGACAACTTCTTTCCAGGCACATTCAGTTATCACAACATACGCGTCTACGACGAAGACGCCACTGACCTGCTGGCGCACTGGAATGAAACGTACAACTTCATTGTAAAAGCAAA AAAGAACCGCTCCAAGTGTCTAGTTCACTGCAAGATGGGCGTCAGTCGGTCCGCCTCCACTGTCATCGCGTACGCCATGAAGGAGTTTGGTTGGTCGCTAGAGAAGGCTTACAACTTTGTCAAGCAAAAGAGGAGCATCACTCGACCGAACCCAGGTTTCATGAGACAGCTGGCCGAGTACGAGGGCATCCTGGATGCCAG TAAACAGCGTCACAACAAGCTGTGGCATCCAGATGCAGACTGTGAGATGGCGGAGGGGCAGCATACCTTGTCTCAGTGctgtggaggggaggagggaggccaCCTCACTCCAGAGCCGGGGATGTCTCCCTGCTGTGAGGAGGCGCTGTCTGATAAGGGGGCTGCGTGTCCCTCCCCATGCAGGACTGTGTCACTTGATATCGACCCCGCCTACAACAATTATTATTTCCGCCGACTCTCTGACTCGGCGCTGGACAGCGAACCATCAACGCCTGTGCGCGGCCCTCCCCTTATTGGCATGGAAAAGGTCTTTATAGAAATCGAGGATGTGGAGCGGGACGCGCTGCTGGATGACGAGGCCTTGCCGCTCTCCCACTTTGGACCTTCAGCTGAGGGGACCGCTGCCCAGACGAGCTCTCGGGGCCCCGAGCCGCTGGAGGAGCTGCGACTGAGGCTGGAGTTCAgcacagtggaggaggaggatgaggaggaggtgcagaaggaggaggcagagatgGAGGTGCTCATGCAGCCAGATGACGGCGGGGGCGGGGAAGGAGGCGGAGGAGAAGAAACACAAGATGTGGACACAGAGGGTAATGGGATGGACCTGGCAACCCTCAATGAaaactccaacaacaacaaccgcTTGAGCACGCCACGTAACCTTAAT gaAAATGTGTTCTCCATCACTCCTTCTTCTTGGGATTCAAAGTGCAAGCAGAAAGAAGATGCTGCAGCCCTCATATCTAAGCTTTGCCTTAACCCCAGTCCTCCTGAAGTCCCAAGCGCTTCACTCCCACTGTCCCATACCTCTCCTGACGGCCTCGCGTCTTCAGTGGTACTGCTGCGCCCCTGCGGTCCTCAGTGTGACTGTGCCAACTGTGCTGCCTCCACACCCACGGCTGGACTCGACAGAGACCAGCAGCCTGGAGACTCGCTGCACTCGGAGCTGATGGATAATGGTGATTTATTGGGGGTAAAGATTGAGACAGAGAAAAGTAATTCTGCAGCTTCCGCAGATTCTCTCCCTGAGCTGCTGAGCATGGATTTGGAGGAAGAGATGCCCGATGTGGCGTGCTACGTTGGCCAACAGCAGGAGACCCTTTTGCAGCTGCAGAGATCTGGGCTGGTCCGCCGGCGTGCAGAGAGACTAGAGAGACTTTCAGGTTTATCCCAGCCTTTGCACGTGTGCCAAAGGTCTAAAAAGAGCCCCTGTCACgctgaggatgaagaggagctcTCTGGCTTCTCCGGAGATTTCCCTAAATCCTCTACACCATGCCAAGTGCGGTTAGAGCCACTGGTGGTGCCGCTGACCAATGAAGCCTTGCTGGGGGTGGTGGGGTCTGGGTTGCTCACACCTAACTCCTCCCCTCACGGTTCCACCCTGACACGCAGCTCCAGCAGCGACAGCCTGCGCAGCGTTCGGGGGAAACCGGGTCTGGTGCGTCAGAGGGCGCAGGAGATCGAGACCCGTATGCGTCTGGCAGGCCTGACCGTGCCCTCGAGGCTGAAGCGGTCCAACTCGCTGGCCAAGTTGGGCAGCCTCAACTTCTCCTCGGAGGACCTGTGTTCGGCCTGCTCCTCAGACGCAGGAACACTACTGCTCCTCTCGCTGTCCCCAGAGCCCGACGCCGGCCTCGAGTGGGactccccctccacctctgcTCTGCCCCGGTTCTGCAAGGACCTGCACACTCCAGAGAGAGCACTACCAGGTGAGCCCAGGAGCTGA